One genomic window of Psychrobacter cibarius includes the following:
- a CDS encoding DUF2345 domain-containing protein yields MLRLTNTVLPMHPDRLYASEGSTQAPYPSARQDINAHRAWQDKLMHSADEADIIAQLNPSGNCQYQQHGIDTYVLHVYIHERHHPPFTPLTNLIGSPLTLSFDIPSGLSFRHLYITAVHQLDHDGSYGYYRLLVQPITYRLHQHIRSHIDTHLTVQAMVAERTATLDIEIIDDSNNGEDANWSPARMTQWQISDWTHICERLARQGLTAYLRHEQTDEHSPPKLIITTADPSDSDGISLNIGALRYQQVLHDRVHAPILALSEQVITQPNSVTMQRFNSSSVAHPTQSADVAMSRNLDDISHSNNYTLTLDTPAAFAPVTDTETIDEATIVANSHQSQYSVYHALAHATDLSVADTFILVDHSALNQHYRATHIVHLARNSLVHVTGLTQSSRHQQRHASTLAAGIHLTQLRLITADTPWVGSLYSRRSLPPMTGITEAQSDIDSRNHMTPTRSYLLDSPSQPINRLEAQAGANYGTHFTHRADDQTLMQSIGDSEHLINTGSLLSSTRPSLFATDNDQAVESGYRNTDNGLSEWITDHRTEQAYSQLKVDSGGISASLKMGVINPSDTAKRQGINAATNAQINIKSGEALVLSTQAQTHAQAGQHNYQQHTPTLTQTGLGGQHLAERLTQLATGLGRHVNDHKAIKTQLETIAEEQQTKTHQTMPYMLIDSAADSSYISDDTLIHRSMGEMVSTTQQDMMISSGESHSQASSESLNIIADGQFSMTNAKENITLSAHTGKLEATAKQDVNIASSTKEVEIVATNKITLTAGGASITLDGADITISAKSFTEKAGKHSKAGGGMDGLGLAGLPSLVPHKKTMMDGVYSLAYQFLDDDDEPYANTPYTAVNKQTGEEFKGVTNEDGWSERFHSDSEDEIEIHLELDWQSDELRGNE; encoded by the coding sequence ATGCTACGCTTGACCAATACCGTGCTGCCTATGCATCCTGATCGGCTCTATGCCAGTGAAGGCAGCACTCAAGCGCCCTATCCGAGCGCTCGCCAAGACATCAATGCTCATCGTGCGTGGCAAGATAAGCTCATGCATAGCGCTGATGAAGCCGATATCATTGCTCAACTAAACCCCAGTGGTAATTGCCAGTACCAGCAGCACGGTATCGACACTTATGTGCTACACGTTTATATCCATGAGCGGCATCACCCTCCCTTTACGCCATTAACCAATCTCATCGGTAGCCCTCTGACCTTGAGCTTTGATATTCCGAGTGGCCTAAGCTTTCGTCATCTGTATATAACGGCTGTGCATCAGCTAGATCATGATGGCAGCTACGGCTATTATCGCCTGCTTGTACAGCCCATCACTTATCGCCTGCATCAGCATATACGCAGTCATATTGATACTCATTTGACCGTACAAGCTATGGTAGCAGAGCGCACGGCTACGCTGGATATAGAAATAATCGATGACAGCAACAATGGTGAAGATGCTAACTGGTCACCAGCACGCATGACCCAGTGGCAAATAAGCGACTGGACACATATTTGCGAGCGGCTCGCGCGTCAAGGGCTGACAGCCTATCTACGCCATGAGCAAACGGACGAGCATAGTCCACCAAAGCTCATTATTACCACCGCAGATCCAAGTGATAGCGATGGCATCAGCTTAAATATTGGCGCGCTGCGTTACCAGCAAGTGTTACATGACCGTGTCCATGCACCAATATTGGCATTGAGTGAGCAGGTCATCACCCAGCCAAACTCAGTAACGATGCAGCGTTTTAATAGCAGCAGTGTTGCACACCCAACGCAGTCCGCTGACGTTGCGATGAGCCGTAACCTTGATGACATAAGCCATTCGAATAACTACACACTCACATTAGACACGCCTGCTGCTTTTGCGCCAGTAACAGATACTGAAACCATAGACGAAGCAACCATCGTGGCAAACAGTCATCAAAGTCAATATAGCGTCTATCATGCTCTAGCCCATGCTACGGATTTGAGTGTTGCTGATACCTTTATACTTGTCGATCACAGTGCGCTCAATCAGCACTACCGTGCTACCCATATCGTGCATCTGGCTCGCAATAGTCTAGTGCATGTCACAGGGCTGACCCAAAGCTCACGCCACCAACAGCGTCATGCGTCAACATTAGCAGCTGGCATTCATTTAACTCAGCTGCGCCTCATTACCGCTGATACCCCGTGGGTCGGATCGCTTTATAGTAGGCGATCTCTACCGCCGATGACAGGTATCACCGAAGCGCAAAGCGATATCGATAGCCGCAATCATATGACGCCCACGCGCAGCTATTTACTGGATAGTCCATCTCAGCCTATCAACCGATTGGAGGCACAAGCTGGCGCTAACTACGGCACCCACTTCACCCATAGAGCGGACGACCAGACCCTGATGCAGTCTATCGGTGATAGCGAACATCTGATTAATACTGGTAGTTTATTGTCATCGACTCGACCTAGCCTATTTGCCACGGATAACGATCAAGCCGTCGAAAGCGGTTATCGCAACACGGACAATGGTTTATCAGAATGGATTACTGATCATCGTACAGAACAAGCTTACTCGCAGCTAAAAGTAGACAGTGGTGGGATATCCGCCAGTCTAAAAATGGGGGTTATTAATCCGTCAGACACCGCCAAACGTCAAGGCATCAATGCGGCTACTAACGCTCAAATCAACATAAAGTCAGGTGAAGCCCTCGTCCTTTCCACTCAAGCACAAACCCACGCACAAGCAGGACAGCATAACTACCAGCAGCATACTCCTACTCTGACCCAAACTGGTCTTGGTGGTCAGCACTTAGCCGAACGTTTAACACAATTGGCGACAGGGCTTGGACGTCATGTCAATGACCACAAAGCGATTAAGACGCAACTTGAAACTATCGCAGAGGAACAGCAAACCAAAACTCATCAAACAATGCCCTACATGCTGATCGACAGCGCAGCAGACAGCAGCTATATCAGTGACGATACACTGATTCACAGAAGCATGGGTGAGATGGTCTCCACCACGCAGCAAGATATGATGATCAGTAGTGGGGAGAGTCATAGCCAAGCCAGTAGCGAGTCACTCAATATCATAGCCGATGGTCAGTTTAGTATGACCAATGCCAAAGAGAATATCACCCTCTCCGCCCATACGGGTAAGCTTGAAGCCACGGCTAAGCAAGATGTCAATATTGCCTCCTCGACTAAAGAGGTTGAGATAGTAGCGACGAATAAAATTACGCTGACGGCTGGTGGTGCGAGTATCACGCTTGATGGTGCTGATATTACCATCAGTGCAAAATCGTTTACGGAAAAAGCAGGGAAGCATAGTAAGGCTGGTGGGGGGATGGATGGGTTGGGATTGGCGGGGTTGCCCAGCTTAGTTCCTCATAAAAAGACGATGATGGATGGGGTTTATAGTTTGGCCTACCAGTTTTTGGATGACGATGATGAGCCTTATGCTAATACGCCTTATACAGCGGTAAATAAACAGACGGGCGAAGAGTTCAAAGGTGTCACTAATGAAGATGGCTGGTCAGAACGTTTCCATTCTGATAGCGAGGATGAGATTGAAATTCATCTAGAGCTGGATTGGCAGAGTGATGAATTAAGAGGTAATGAATAA